One window from the genome of Carnobacterium alterfunditum DSM 5972 encodes:
- a CDS encoding MerR family transcriptional regulator, which yields MKDVEGVTEYITTEEAAKKLGIQLPTLRKYAGMIDKNAKGGKYFERDDRNYRLYTKDNITTINQIIALKSRPKMTIETAIEQVLNMEYNVDTPSEIEKHNADNNDITSLQKLLISQNDLIQKKDDQLLRYDNQIIKYNETINHYENLVKNLMENNINLANQVEIMINNQEQLALDKKEEPLPLEKVPEKQGFLNRIFKK from the coding sequence ATGAAAGATGTAGAAGGTGTTACAGAATACATAACTACAGAAGAAGCAGCTAAAAAACTTGGTATACAACTACCTACACTTAGAAAATACGCTGGAATGATTGATAAAAATGCAAAAGGTGGAAAATACTTTGAACGAGATGATAGAAATTATCGTTTGTATACTAAAGATAATATAACAACTATCAATCAAATTATTGCATTGAAAAGTCGCCCGAAAATGACTATAGAGACTGCTATAGAGCAGGTGTTGAATATGGAATATAACGTTGATACACCTAGTGAAATAGAAAAACATAACGCTGATAATAACGATATAACGTCGTTACAAAAGTTGCTGATTAGCCAGAATGATCTAATACAAAAAAAAGATGATCAATTATTGCGATATGATAATCAAATAATTAAGTATAATGAAACAATTAATCATTATGAAAATTTAGTTAAAAATTTAATGGAAAATAACATAAATCTAGCAAACCAAGTAGAAATCATGATTAATAACCAAGAACAGCTCGCGTTAGATAAAAAAGAAGAACCGTTACCACTAGAAAAGGTTCCTGAAAAACAAGGATTTCTAAACCGAATTTTCAAAAAATAA
- a CDS encoding relaxase/mobilization nuclease domain-containing protein: protein MGAIIKIASATKNGSATVNYIARQGKIDVQLTSAHLTPLDYQAAREQMRQTRDLMGKTNGRQGYHLVQSFDATDQLTPVKAHKLGQEFMSELSKMYPDHEIYMATHTDTDHPHNHFMLNAVNSETGAKMAINPPDIYEMHEINNDISKKHHLVELTKAKNKVYPTEIAVYTQTGKQYERDLVKEKIYHARDQAHSYPEFKQALSASDVELTSEIGKRGQTIRQKYVTHDSEGKKWTFTASRLGEDFKKEPITHAIMENQRKRDKQQADREQLERSNAERLRGLTASVREVADEVRTERRTHESAHQPPQKSSDVDRDFGQER from the coding sequence TTGGGAGCAATTATCAAGATAGCCAGTGCCACTAAAAATGGTTCAGCGACCGTCAACTATATTGCAAGACAAGGAAAAATTGACGTCCAGTTAACCAGTGCTCACCTCACTCCGTTAGATTATCAAGCAGCGCGGGAACAAATGCGCCAAACAAGAGACTTAATGGGCAAGACAAACGGGCGTCAAGGCTATCACTTGGTTCAGTCTTTTGACGCAACCGATCAGTTAACACCTGTAAAAGCCCATAAGCTAGGGCAAGAATTCATGTCCGAATTAAGCAAAATGTATCCAGACCATGAAATTTACATGGCGACTCATACCGATACCGACCATCCGCACAATCATTTTATGCTTAATGCAGTGAACAGTGAAACAGGCGCTAAAATGGCCATTAATCCTCCGGATATCTATGAAATGCATGAAATCAATAACGACATTTCAAAAAAACATCATTTGGTCGAACTGACGAAAGCTAAAAACAAGGTCTATCCGACCGAAATAGCCGTTTATACTCAAACAGGGAAGCAATATGAACGGGATTTAGTCAAAGAAAAGATTTATCATGCGCGAGATCAAGCTCATTCCTATCCGGAATTTAAACAAGCACTGTCTGCTTCAGATGTGGAACTAACGTCTGAGATTGGAAAAAGAGGTCAAACGATCCGACAAAAGTACGTGACTCACGATTCAGAAGGAAAAAAATGGACGTTTACCGCCTCAAGACTAGGCGAAGACTTTAAAAAGGAGCCGATTACCCATGCCATCATGGAAAACCAACGAAAACGAGACAAACAACAAGCAGACAGAGAACAACTTGAGCGCAGCAACGCCGAAAGATTACGAGGACTTACTGCTAGCGTACGGGAAGTTGCGGACGAAGTACGAACAGAGCGCAGAACACATGAGTCTGCTCATCAGCCACCTCAAAAATCTTCAGACGTCGATCGAGACTTCGGACAAGAACGGTAA
- a CDS encoding tyrosine-type recombinase/integrase, producing MSYNVQPLRTQQEINDFLFCLRRNKNADRDVFLFLIGINSGLRMSDIVKLKKKDLISSKNPRIVEKKTGKTRILYLSSLQDLIQDYTKDLEPEDYLFPSTKGGHLEVNTVYQMFQKVAKLLGRDDIGTHTLRKTFGYHYYKKTKDVATLMEIFGHSSEKITKRYIGINEDEISETLLNFRLGF from the coding sequence ATGAGTTACAACGTCCAACCATTAAGAACGCAGCAAGAAATAAATGACTTTTTATTTTGTTTAAGGCGCAATAAAAACGCAGATCGAGACGTTTTTCTGTTTTTGATCGGCATTAATAGTGGTTTGCGCATGTCGGATATCGTTAAATTAAAGAAAAAAGACCTTATTTCTTCAAAAAATCCCCGTATTGTAGAGAAAAAAACAGGGAAAACCCGTATTTTGTATTTGAGTAGTCTTCAGGACTTGATCCAAGACTATACAAAAGACCTAGAACCAGAGGATTACTTATTTCCAAGTACCAAAGGCGGGCATTTAGAAGTCAATACGGTCTATCAAATGTTTCAGAAGGTCGCTAAGCTGTTAGGAAGAGACGATATCGGCACGCACACGCTGCGCAAGACTTTCGGCTACCACTATTACAAGAAAACCAAAGACGTGGCCACACTGATGGAAATATTCGGTCATAGCAGCGAAAAAATCACGAAACGCTATATCGGGATCAATGAGGATGAAATCAGTGAAACTTTATTGAATTTTAGACTAGGTTTTTAA
- a CDS encoding DUF5626 family protein has protein sequence MLLNNVWRNSFEKNFFLLGCFAFFSFIATTKVHAEGNFPLPENSVVYDMKQGGIQQFEVEGDLGEAYIIKVEEESHFLRAASSVSNGTYKVTKERSLQWKVSYKIDVKGNAITRAHSPSITNYLGSVRNSSLKVDNTKQATYYINMTILTLNSSVNVRAKLQNNSIIVTY, from the coding sequence ATGTTATTAAATAATGTTTGGAGGAATTCATTTGAAAAAAATTTTTTTCTTTTAGGTTGTTTCGCTTTTTTTAGTTTTATCGCTACTACAAAAGTACACGCTGAAGGAAATTTTCCATTACCAGAGAATAGTGTGGTTTATGACATGAAACAAGGTGGAATACAGCAATTTGAAGTTGAAGGTGATCTAGGTGAAGCTTACATAATTAAAGTTGAAGAAGAATCACATTTTTTAAGAGCTGCAAGTAGTGTCAGTAATGGTACTTATAAAGTTACCAAAGAACGATCTCTGCAGTGGAAAGTAAGCTATAAAATAGATGTAAAAGGAAATGCTATTACTAGAGCTCATTCACCTTCTATAACAAATTATTTAGGAAGTGTACGTAATTCAAGTTTAAAGGTAGATAACACTAAACAAGCGACCTATTACATAAATATGACTATTCTTACACTTAATAGTTCTGTTAATGTTCGTGCGAAACTTCAAAATAACAGTATTATTGTAACTTATTAA
- a CDS encoding plasmid mobilization protein, translating into MNEHKKENRREERQVKFRVDEAEYEKLSYLAEQQGMSVPNFVKSKAQGTRLRNPKVEIEGAKEIARQLRYYNSNLNQLVKWINTNKTIYEPNELQAMEQQLSGIQEGVKGLWEQLSR; encoded by the coding sequence GTGAACGAACACAAAAAAGAGAACCGACGCGAAGAACGTCAGGTGAAATTTCGAGTAGACGAAGCCGAATATGAGAAGCTCAGTTACCTAGCAGAACAACAAGGCATGAGCGTGCCAAATTTTGTTAAAAGCAAGGCACAAGGGACTCGATTACGAAACCCGAAAGTCGAGATTGAAGGAGCAAAAGAAATTGCTCGGCAGCTGCGGTATTACAATTCCAATTTGAATCAGTTAGTCAAATGGATTAACACCAACAAAACAATTTATGAACCAAACGAACTACAAGCGATGGAACAGCAGCTATCCGGTATTCAGGAAGGAGTGAAAGGCCTTTGGGAGCAATTATCAAGATAG
- a CDS encoding helix-turn-helix domain-containing protein encodes MALGERLKESRVSKGYSQGNVADHLHISRQSISKWENGNSYPDLDNLVKLSTYYEVSIDELLKENQELKKKLKENKGKIEENVQKLAFIRGSSEKDEGLLLLIIAFIGSLIPPIGLIIAPIIIKKNKKTNTLYKFVYLACVCCMLVNVYALYFTVGNYLGWGTTTVELVD; translated from the coding sequence ATGGCATTAGGAGAACGATTGAAAGAAAGTAGAGTGAGTAAAGGGTACTCGCAAGGAAATGTAGCAGATCATTTACATATTTCAAGACAATCTATTTCAAAATGGGAAAATGGGAATAGTTACCCTGATTTAGATAATCTAGTAAAGTTGAGTACCTATTACGAAGTTTCGATTGACGAATTATTGAAAGAAAATCAAGAACTCAAAAAAAAACTAAAAGAAAACAAAGGTAAGATTGAAGAAAATGTTCAAAAATTAGCTTTTATTCGTGGATCAAGTGAAAAAGATGAAGGCTTATTATTATTGATTATTGCTTTCATAGGGAGCCTGATTCCTCCAATTGGTTTGATTATAGCTCCTATTATTATTAAGAAAAACAAAAAAACAAACACACTTTATAAGTTTGTTTACTTAGCGTGTGTTTGTTGTATGTTAGTGAACGTTTATGCGCTCTACTTTACAGTAGGTAATTATTTAGGTTGGGGCACGACTACAGTAGAATTAGTGGATTGA
- a CDS encoding replication initiation protein — protein sequence MSNEIVKYNNIMNEVSFRKFNPVEFDLFFSLCSKMKLKGSEPITLTFDEVKKLTNYSSRDKVRFIHDLENMYSKMLNLNFRYEDESEIVRFVLFPIYRINKEKSTVTIGVNQEFSYVLNEITTNFTRFELEGFTELRSGYAKTMFRLLKQYKSTGFYIVKIEEFRRILDIPESYRVADIDKRVLQQIEKELSPLYKKFEIVKKKKKGRGRGGIVSHLEFNFLEKLPLEKHEVPLHNWLEQ from the coding sequence TTGAGTAATGAAATAGTTAAATACAACAATATTATGAATGAAGTTAGTTTTAGAAAATTTAATCCTGTTGAGTTCGATTTATTTTTCTCTTTATGTTCAAAAATGAAACTTAAAGGATCCGAACCAATTACCTTAACTTTTGACGAAGTAAAAAAGCTAACAAATTATTCTTCTAGAGATAAAGTTCGATTTATTCATGATTTAGAAAATATGTACTCAAAAATGCTTAATTTAAATTTTCGTTATGAAGATGAATCTGAAATTGTTCGTTTTGTATTGTTTCCAATTTATAGAATTAATAAAGAAAAAAGCACTGTAACTATAGGAGTTAATCAAGAGTTTAGCTATGTTTTAAATGAAATTACAACTAACTTTACACGATTTGAATTAGAAGGATTTACGGAGCTAAGAAGTGGTTATGCTAAAACAATGTTCCGATTGCTAAAACAATATAAAAGCACAGGCTTTTATATTGTTAAAATTGAAGAATTTAGACGAATACTAGATATTCCAGAAAGCTATAGAGTAGCAGATATTGATAAAAGGGTATTACAGCAAATAGAAAAAGAATTATCTCCTCTTTATAAAAAATTTGAGATCGTAAAGAAGAAAAAAAAAGGCCGTGGTCGTGGTGGGATAGTTTCCCATTTAGAATTTAATTTTTTGGAAAAATTACCTCTTGAAAAACATGAAGTACCTCTCCATAATTGGTTAGAGCAATAA